Sequence from the Flavobacterium sp. TR2 genome:
TTGATTTGCGGAATATGCAAAATTTTGAACAATCGAAGAAAACGCAAAGCTCTTATGATTGATAGAATGCTCGCGCTAGGAAAAAATATGGATAAATACATGGGCAGGACGGCGAGTAAATCGATAATTCCGTAAAAGCTGAAAATGTATTTAACAGGTTTTTGAATAGATATTATTCTTAAAATATATTCGACCGTAAAAAATACTGTAATAATCCATTCGCAGATTAATAATTGATCGTGGTATTTTGCGCTAATGCCTTCAACAGTATCCAACATTATGAGAAGAACGCTCAGCAAAATTAGCCCCAGCAATACTAAATCGAACATTCGTCCTAAAATGGTGTTGGTGCCATATAGAATGATTTTGACTTTTTCTCTAAAGATTTCGTATTGTGATTTTGTCTTTTTCATATCCTTAAAGATAATCAAAGTTTTGTTGTGTTAAAAATGAAGTATTTTTAATGATTTGCTTTTACGGATGTAGCTTTGAATTATGTTTTTTACATCGCGGTTGTGGTCCATTGACACAAGGATATTTTTTAAGATATCGATATTGGTGATTTGATAATTAAGATCATAGTAAGCGTAACCTTTGTAGATTCCATTTTCGATCAAAATGGCACTGCGTTCGTTTACATTTCTGCCTCTATCAATGAGAACCATGCTTTTGTTTTCAAAACTGTTTTCTGAGATGAATTGCTGTACTCTTAAATTGTAAATTTCAGGCGTAACTTCGCCAATGCAAGCGCCGTCGCATTCTTTGATCGTATATTGAAAACACTCTTTTTTGGTCTGGTACAAACCGGTGAGTTTTTGGCACAAATGATATTTTGCAGTAAATCTGAAAAGGGCATTTTTGCCTTCTTGTAGCGAAGCAAAAGAGATGATTTCTTTTTTGCGTCCGTCGGCTTTCTCCAATTTTAGGATGATATAACCGTTTGAATCTTTTTCTGCATATAAAGCGACAGGAAATACCGTTTTTTTCTGCGAACGATTATGTCGCGGACGATTTACTTTTATTTCCTGACTTTCTTTTAAGAGTGCAATCAGTTCGCTTCCAGTTTCGTCATACGTGATTGTAAAAACTTCTGCCTGAATTCTTTTGCTTTTGTTTGTTATTCCTGTAAAATGCTGATTGACTCTTTTTTTGATGTTTTGGCTTTTGCCGATATAAATTAAAGTGCCAGCTTCATTATAAATATAGTAAACGCCCGTTTTTGTTGGCATTTGATTTAAAATATCTAAGAATTTTGGAGAAATTCCTTTTTCTACTTCGAGTTTTATAAAATCTTTTACGATTGTTTTTTCGACATCTTTTTCCAAAAGCATTTTAAAAAGCTTTGTGGTTGCCATTGCGTCTCCGCTCGCGCGATGTCTGTCTGCCATAGGAATTCCGAGTGAGCGCACTAGTTTTCCTAGACTGTATGAAGGCTGTTCTGGAATTAGTTTTTTTGCTAATTCTACTGTACAGAGTGTTTTGGCTTCAAAATCGTATCCTAAGCGACGAAATTCTGTTCGAAGAATTCTATAGTCGAAAGAGGCATTATGCGCTACGATAACACAATCTTGAGTAATTTCTATAATTCGTTTAGCAACTTCATAGAATTTTGGAGCAGAACGCAGCATAGCATTATTAATTCCAGTCAGTTTTACTACGAAAGGCTGAATCGGAATTTCTGGATTGACAAGGCTGATGAATTGGTCAACTACTTCATGCCCATCAAATTTGTAGATAGCGATTTCGGTAATTCCCTCTTCATTAAATTGTCCCCCAGTGGTTTCTATGTCTAGTATTGCGTACAAATTAAGTGCTCAGTGTTCAGTTTTTAGTATTAGGTTTGTAGAGACGTACTGCACTGCGTCTTTACAGCAGGCATTAACGACCGCCAAAAATGCTGCTTCCAATGCGAACCATTGTGCTTCCGCATTCTATTGCCAATTGATAATCTCCAGACATTCCCATTGATATCGTGTTCAGACTGCAGTTTTCTGTTTGCAGATCTTTTATCGAATCAAAAATGTTTTTTAAATGGGTAAATTCTTTTTTAATCTGGTTTTGGTCGTCGGTAAAAGTGGCCATTCCCATTAAACCTAAGATACGAATATTTTTTAACTCTTTAAACTCCGCAGAAGTTAAAAGTTGATTTAATTCATTTTCGTCCAGACCAAATTTAGATTCTTCTTCGGCAATATAAATTTGAAGAAGACAATCTATTATTCTGTTATTTTTTAAAGCTTGTTTGTTAATTTCCTGCAATAATTTCAAACTGTCAACACCGTGAATTAAAGTCACATAAGGCGCCATAAATTTGACTTTATTGGACTGAACATGACCAATCATATGCCATTGGATATCTTTTGGCATCTGTTCCCATTTTTCAGTCATTTCCTGAATTTTGTTTTCTCCGAAAATGCGCTGGCCTGCTTCGTAAGCCTGTATCAAATCTAAAACAGGCTTTGTTTTTGAAACGGCAACGAGCGTTACGTGTTCAGGTAAACCGGCTTTAATTGTATTTAAATTCGATTGAATCGACATGGTATTTCTTTTTATAAAAACTGCTTCGAGATTTTCTCTGCTTTTTTGCTTTCGCTATAGTCGTAAAAACCTTCGCCAGATTTAACGCCCAATTTTCCAGCTCTTACCATATTTACTAAAAGCGGGCAAGGAGCATATTTAGGGTTTTTGAATCCGTCGTACATTACATTTAAAATGGCAAGACATACATCAAGACCAATAAAATCAGCTAATTGTAATGGTCCCATTGGGTGTCCCATTCCTAATTTCATCACCGTATCAATTTCGTAAACCCCAGCAACTTTATTGTATAACGTTTCGATAGCTTCGTTTAGCATTGGCATTAAAATTCTGTTTGCCACAAAACCTGGATAATCGTTTACTTCAACAGGAACTTTTCCTAATTTTTCAGATAAAGTCATGATGATTTTAGTCACTTCATCGCTTGTGTTATATCCGCGGATGATTTCAACCAATTTCATAATAGGCACCGGGTTCATA
This genomic interval carries:
- a CDS encoding exonuclease domain-containing protein; this translates as MYAILDIETTGGQFNEEGITEIAIYKFDGHEVVDQFISLVNPEIPIQPFVVKLTGINNAMLRSAPKFYEVAKRIIEITQDCVIVAHNASFDYRILRTEFRRLGYDFEAKTLCTVELAKKLIPEQPSYSLGKLVRSLGIPMADRHRASGDAMATTKLFKMLLEKDVEKTIVKDFIKLEVEKGISPKFLDILNQMPTKTGVYYIYNEAGTLIYIGKSQNIKKRVNQHFTGITNKSKRIQAEVFTITYDETGSELIALLKESQEIKVNRPRHNRSQKKTVFPVALYAEKDSNGYIILKLEKADGRKKEIISFASLQEGKNALFRFTAKYHLCQKLTGLYQTKKECFQYTIKECDGACIGEVTPEIYNLRVQQFISENSFENKSMVLIDRGRNVNERSAILIENGIYKGYAYYDLNYQITNIDILKNILVSMDHNRDVKNIIQSYIRKSKSLKILHF
- a CDS encoding YggS family pyridoxal phosphate-dependent enzyme, with translation MSIQSNLNTIKAGLPEHVTLVAVSKTKPVLDLIQAYEAGQRIFGENKIQEMTEKWEQMPKDIQWHMIGHVQSNKVKFMAPYVTLIHGVDSLKLLQEINKQALKNNRIIDCLLQIYIAEEESKFGLDENELNQLLTSAEFKELKNIRILGLMGMATFTDDQNQIKKEFTHLKNIFDSIKDLQTENCSLNTISMGMSGDYQLAIECGSTMVRIGSSIFGGR
- a CDS encoding 3-hydroxyacyl-CoA dehydrogenase family protein, with protein sequence MKTIAVIGAGTMGNGIAHTFAQSGFTVKLIDVSEKSLDKGMATIAANLDRMLSKGTITQEEVTKTITNIITYTDLKDGVVGVDLVVEAATENVELKLNIFKQLNEYCAHNTILATNTSSISITQIGAVVAHPERVIGMHFMNPVPIMKLVEIIRGYNTSDEVTKIIMTLSEKLGKVPVEVNDYPGFVANRILMPMLNEAIETLYNKVAGVYEIDTVMKLGMGHPMGPLQLADFIGLDVCLAILNVMYDGFKNPKYAPCPLLVNMVRAGKLGVKSGEGFYDYSESKKAEKISKQFL